Below is a genomic region from Xylophilus sp. GW821-FHT01B05.
CCGGCCGGAGAACTCGTCCCACAGCGCCACCGGGCGCTCGGCCACGGTGGCCACGGTCACGGGCACGGCGGCCGGCGCTTCCGCCGCTACGGCCTGGCCCTCCGTGCCGCTGCCTGGCATGCCGAACAGGGCAGACACCACGGCCGCCAGCGCGGTCAGGCCGGTTACCGCCGGCCACAGGCCGCGGCGCAAAACAGAAGGGGTCGAAGCGTTCATGGGATTTCCTCCGGGAATATGAGAATTGAGTAAAAGAAAAAATTGGGCTATTGCAGACGCAAGTCGCCGATGCGACAAGTCTAGGAATGAGGGGCTGGGGCGCGGTAGCCCGATACACCGGGGTTCTTGCACAATCCTGCGTAATTGAGGTCTGGGGCTCGCGTGCGGCGCCCTGCGCGACTAAGCTGCGCGGCATGCCTAATCCCACAGTCCTCACCCTCGTCCCGCCGGCCGATGCCGCTGCCGCCGAGCAGTGGCGCCTTGACCAGCGCATGACCGAACTCGCTGCCCTGATCCTGCGGCACAGCCCCGGCGACGGCCTGCACGCCACCAGCATCCCGCGCCTGCAACTGGTGCGCCTGGCGGCGCCGCAACTGCCGATCTGCGGCATCTACACACCCTCGGTGTGCATCCTGGCGCAGGGCCGCAAGCGGGTGACGCTGGGCAACGAGGTTTATGTCTACGACCGTTCGCGCTACATCGTCGGTGCCGTCGGCCTGACCGTGACCGGCGAGGTGGTTGACGCCACGCCCGAGCAGCCCTACCTGTGCTTTCGGCTGGACTTCGATCCGCGGCAGATCGCCGAGATGGTGCTGGAGCTGGGCCTGCCCATGCCCGCCAAAGGCACGGCGCGCGGCCTGTTCCTGGAAAACGCGAGCCTGTCCATGGTGGACGCCGCGGTGCGCCTGATCAGCCTGCTCGACACTCCCGAGGACATCGGCGCGCTGGCGCCACTGGCCGAGCGTGAACTGCTCTACCGCCTGCTGCGCAGCGCGCAGGGCTGGCGCCTGATCCAGGCCGCGACGCAAGACACCCATGCGCACCGCATCGACCACGCCATCCGCTGGCTGCAAGAGCGCTTCACCGAGCCGCTGCGCATCGACGTCATGGCCGAGGCCGCCCACATGAGCAGCTCCGCCCTGCACCATCACTTCAAGGCCGTCACTGCCCTCAGCCCGCTCCAGTACCAGAAGCGGCTGCGGCTGCAGGAGGCGCGCCGGCTGCTGATGGCCGAATCGCTCGATGCGGCCACGGCCGGGCACCGCGTGGGTTACGAGAGCCCCTCGCAGTTCAGCCGCGAATACGCCCGCCTGTTCGGCGCCCCGCCCGCGCGGGATCTGCAGCGCATGCGGGAGCAGAACGCGCCGCTGGCCATCGCGTCCTAGCAGAGCAGCGATGGCGGTCTTCACGGAAGGCATTGGCAGTGTGGATGGCATGGCGACTCCTTTCGGGTCCGGCAACGATGGGCAACACGCGTCCCGCCGGCGCACACGGCGCCGGAAAATCCGGGACTACGGGGAAGGGGGCGGGGTACGGCTACGGCCGCGGTTCAGGTACTTCGAAGAACGCCTGGAACTGCTGCAGCACCGCAGGGCCGCAAGCACATTCGTTGTCTTCTGGCGCAAACAGCGCATCCGGCCAGTTGTCGGTGGCGCTCAGCACCCGGCTGGTGACCGCGATGCCGGCACTGCGCAGCCGCTCGGCGTAGGCCATGGCTTCGTCGCGCATCGGGTCGTCGTCGCCAGCCAGCACCAGCGTGGGCGCCAGGTTCGTCAGGCGCTGCACGCTGCCCGGCACCGCGTAGGGATGCTCGGCATCCATGGGGCTGCGCAGGAAGGCCTGCCAACCTTCGGTCCATTTGCATTTGCCGTTGTCGCAGGTGACGGACTCGCGCAGCGAGGGCGTGCCGGTGCAGGGGTCGAGCATGGGCGACACCAGGATCTGCCCGGCCAGCGGCGGGTGCCCGCGGTCACGCGCAATCAGCGCCACCGACGCGGCCAGGTTGCCGCCGGCTTCTTCGCCCGCCAGGTACAGGCGCACGCGCCGGCCGGCCAGTTGCACGCGCTGGCGGTAGACCGCCTCCAGTGCCGCAAAGCCGATCTCGACCGGTTCGGGGAAGGGGTGCTCGGGCGCCAGCGGGTAGGCCAGCGACACCGCCACCGCGCCGGCGCGGGCCAGCAGCCGCGCAACGTAGGCGCCGTTGTCCAGGCCACCGGCCACGAAGGCGCCGCCATGGAAGTGCAGCACCAGCGGCGTACCACCGCCGGGCTGGCGCCGGCCATAGAGGCGCGCCGCTACCGGTGCACGGCCCGGCAGGTCGAGGGCGATGTCCTGCTCCGGCACGGCCGCAGGCAACCCGGCAGGGGCGGCGGCAAGGGTGGGATCGCGGTCGGTGGACATGGTGGTCTCGGGCAGTGGTCGGGCAGGTGGTCGAAGAAGGCGTCGGCGAGATGGGCAGTGGGTGTACTGTAGGCCCACGTCCCCTGAGGATAAAGCCTCCGTACGCCAGCGCTCTGTTTCCACAACGCCAACAATCGCGGGGTTTGCAGCGGCCAGAATCCGCCGCCCCCGGCACAACTGGGTTAGACACTAGGAAAGCACATGGACCAGATCCAGGCCATGCGGGCCTTTACCCGCGTCGTAGAAGCGGGCACCTTTACCAAGGCGGCAGATTCACTCTCGCTGCCCAAGGCCTCCATCACCAAGCAGATCCAGGCGCTGGAGGCGCGCCTGCAGGTGCGCTTGCTCAACCGCACCACGCGCCGCGTCACCGTCACGCCCGATGGCGCCGCCTATTACGAGCGCACCGTGCGCCTGCTGAGCGACCTCGACGACATCGAGGCCAGCATGACCAACGCCCAGGCCAGCCCCAGGGGCAAGCTGCGCGTGGACGTGGGCTCGTCCATCGCGCGGCTGATCCTGATCCCGGCGCTGCAGAGCTTCTACGACCGTTATCCGGACATTCAGCTGGACCTGGGCGTGGGCGACCGCCCGGTGAACCTGATCACCGACAACGTCGACTGCGTGATCCGTGGTGGTGAATTGACCGAGCAGTTCCTGGTGGCGCGGCGCATCGGCCGCCTGCCCTTCGTCAATGTGGCCGCGCCCTCTTATATAGAGCGCCATGGGGTGCCACAACACCCGCATGACCTGAGCGAGGACCACTACACGATCCGCTTCTTCTCCCCGCGCACCGGCCGCCTGTTCCCGCACGAGTTCGACAAGGATGGCGAACACCTGGAGCTGGACACGCGCTACAAGCTCTCGGTCAACGAAAGCAACGCCCACATGGCGGCCCTGCTGGGGGGGCTGGGCATCAGCCAGGCGGCACGCTTCCTGGCCGCGCCCTACCTGGCCAGCGGTGAACTGGTAGAGGTGCTGCCCGACTGGCAGCACCCGCCACTGCCGGTGCACGTGGTCTACCCGCCCAACCGCCACCTGAGCGCCAAGGTGCGGGCCTTTGTGGACTGGGCGGCGGAGCTGTTTGCACAGCATCCGCACCTGCGGTCCTCCTAGCGATGTCCTCTGTGGACATTTTTTTGATGAAATATGCCTCTATCCCAGGTGCAGCCTGGGCTTATAGCTATCTATTTGATAGTTGTGGTCCCGCGCCTTGCCGGCATCAACCGGCGTAGAGCACGGCGCGCGGCCCGCGGCACAGGCCCCATAGCCGCATGCCGGCCTGCCGCGCAATCTGCACCGCCAGCCCCGTGGGGGCCGAAATGGTCGCCAGCGCCGGCACGCCCAGGCGCGCGCACTTGCGGGCCAGCTCGTAGCTGGCGCGGCTGGACATGACGACAAAGCCCGGCTCGCCCAAGCGTCCCTGGGCGGCCAGGCGGCCCAGCAGCTTGTCGAGCGCGTTGTGGCGGCCCACGTCTTCCAGCACATCCGTCAACCGACCGTCCGGCAGCGCCCAGCCGGCGGCGTGCAGGGAGCCGACCTGCGCATTCAGCGGCTGCAGCGCAGCCAGGCCGTCGAAGGCCGCGAGCACGGTGCGCGCATCCAGCGCCTGCAGCCAATCGGGCTGGGGCACCTGCTCGGGCAGCAGGTCCAGCGCCTGCAGGCTGTCGATGCCGCAGACGCCGCAGCCGGTGCGGCCCGCCAGCGCGCGGCGCCGGTCCTTCAGGCGGGCAAAGCAGCGGCTGGCGACTTCCAGGTGCACCTCGATGGCGGGGGTTTCGGGGTCGTCGTCCGTACTGGTGGCGGCGCGGCGCAGCTCTATGCCGTAGCAATCTGCCGGCGTGTCGAGCAGGCCTTCGCTCAGCGCAAAGCCCAGGGCGAAGGCCTCCAGGTCCTGCGGCGTGGCCATCATGACGGCGTGCGACAGGCCATTGAAGACCAGCGCCACCGGCACCTCGGCGGCGACCAGATCGCTGTCGGCGGCGGACTGCAGCTGGCCGCTGGCCAGTTGCTGGCGCTGCACCTGCACGGGGATCAGCGGTGGCGGCAGTGGAGCGTCTTCGGCAGTCATGGCGCAATCATGGCGCAGCTATGCGGCCAGCCTGCGCCAGCCCGGCCTCGGTCAGCCGCACCATCCAGCGCTCGCCCACGTGTTCCACCTGCACCCAGCCGGGCCCGGCCTGCCCGCCAATGCGCGCACTGCCCATGAGCGAGAGCTGGCGCATCACCGTGCTGGCCTCCAGTTGCAGGCGCTTGCCCAGGCGCGGCAGGGACACGGCACCGGCGCCCTCTTCTGCCAGCGCCTGCAGGATGGCAACAGCCAGCGGCGGCGTGCTCACACGACGGCTTGCGCCAGAGCGGCGCTGTGCGCAGGCGTGCTGGCAGCATGCGGCACCAGCACCACCGGGATCGATTTGGAGGTAGGCGTGCCGGCGTTGAGCGCCACCGACTCCAGCGGCACCAGCGGATTGGTCTCGGGGTAGTAGGCCGCCAGGCAGCCGCGCGGGATGTCGTATTGCACCAGCTTGAAGCGGTCGGCATGGCGCTCCTGGCCATCGTCCCAGACCGTGCGGATGTCGACCCAGTCGCCATTCTTCAGGCCCAGCGCGTGGATGTCTTCGGCGTGGATGAAGACCACGCGGCGCTGGCCGAACACGCCGCGGTAGCGGTCGTCGTGGCCGTAGATGGTGGTGTTGTACTGGTCGTGCGAACGGGTGGAGAGCAGGTTGAACACCTGCGTGTCGCGCAGCCGCGCCCGGGCGCGGTGCACCGGCGTGTCCAGCGGCACCGGGTGCACGAAGAACTCAGCGCGCTGCGAGGCGGTGTTCCAGATGCGTTCGCTGGCGGTATTGCGCAGGCGAAAGCCGCCCGGGTGCGCGATGCGGTGGTTGAAGTCCTTGAAGTCGGGGAACACGGCTTCGATCAGGTCGCGGATGCGGGCGTAGTCCTCGATCAACCAGAGCCAGTTGATATTGCTGCGTGCGCCCAGCGTGGCATGCGCCAGCCGCGCGACGATGGCCGGCTCGGACAGCAGCTCCTCCGACGCCGGCGGGTTGATGCCCACGGAGATGTGCACCATGCTCATGGAGTCTTCCACCGTCACGCCCTGCGGGCCGGCGGCCTGCATGTCGATCTCGGTGCGGCCCAGGCAGGGCAGGATCAGCGCCTCGCGGCCATGCACGATGTGGCTGCGGTTGAGCTTGGTGGTGACATGCACGGTCAGGTCGCAGCGGCGCAGCCCCTTCCAGGTCTCGAAGGTGTCGGGCGTGGCCGCGGCAAAGTTGCCGCCCAGCGCGAAGAACACCTTGCCACGGCCGTCGCGCATGGCGGCGATGGATTCCACCGTGTCCAGCCCATGCGCGCGCGGCGGCGTGAAACCAAACACCTCTTGCAGCTTGTCGAGCAGGGCGGCCGGCGGCTTCTCCCAGATGCCCATGGTGCGGTCGCCCTGCACATTGCTGTGGCCGCGCACCGGGCACGGCCCGGCGCCCGGGCGGCCAATGTTGCCGCGCAGCAGCAGCAGGTCGGTGATCAGTTGGATGGTGGCCACCGAATGCGTGTGCTGGGTAATGCCCATGCCCCAGCAGGCGATCACGCTGCCGGCATTGCAGTAGACCTCGGCGGCCTCGCGGATCTGCGCCTGCGGCAGGCCGGACTCGGCCTCGATGCGCTCCCAGGATTCGGCGCGCAGGTCATCCAGCAGCGCCTCCAGGCCACGCGTGTGCTGGGCGATGA
It encodes:
- a CDS encoding AraC family transcriptional regulator; this encodes MPNPTVLTLVPPADAAAAEQWRLDQRMTELAALILRHSPGDGLHATSIPRLQLVRLAAPQLPICGIYTPSVCILAQGRKRVTLGNEVYVYDRSRYIVGAVGLTVTGEVVDATPEQPYLCFRLDFDPRQIAEMVLELGLPMPAKGTARGLFLENASLSMVDAAVRLISLLDTPEDIGALAPLAERELLYRLLRSAQGWRLIQAATQDTHAHRIDHAIRWLQERFTEPLRIDVMAEAAHMSSSALHHHFKAVTALSPLQYQKRLRLQEARRLLMAESLDAATAGHRVGYESPSQFSREYARLFGAPPARDLQRMREQNAPLAIAS
- the fdhD gene encoding formate dehydrogenase accessory sulfurtransferase FdhD produces the protein MTAEDAPLPPPLIPVQVQRQQLASGQLQSAADSDLVAAEVPVALVFNGLSHAVMMATPQDLEAFALGFALSEGLLDTPADCYGIELRRAATSTDDDPETPAIEVHLEVASRCFARLKDRRRALAGRTGCGVCGIDSLQALDLLPEQVPQPDWLQALDARTVLAAFDGLAALQPLNAQVGSLHAAGWALPDGRLTDVLEDVGRHNALDKLLGRLAAQGRLGEPGFVVMSSRASYELARKCARLGVPALATISAPTGLAVQIARQAGMRLWGLCRGPRAVLYAG
- a CDS encoding FdhF/YdeP family oxidoreductase, which translates into the protein MSEQKIEIYKGPAGGWGALRSVGRHLKQQDIPIKGARTLLSANQPDGFDCPGCAWPDRNHASTFEFCENGAKAVAAEATARRTGPELFAQYSVAELARQSDFWLEDQGRLTHPMVYDAATDHYVPISWDDAFALVARHLNALPDPNQAIFYTSGRASNEAAFLYQLFVREYGTNNFPDCSNMCHEPSGSGMRPQIGIGKGTVTLEDFEHADAIFIFGQNPGTNHPRMLGELREAHKRGAKIVSFNPLRERGLERFADPQDKFEMATMGSTPISTHYFQLKVGGDLAAVKGMMKHLVEREDAGDKLLDRAFIAQHTRGLEALLDDLRAESWERIEAESGLPQAQIREAAEVYCNAGSVIACWGMGITQHTHSVATIQLITDLLLLRGNIGRPGAGPCPVRGHSNVQGDRTMGIWEKPPAALLDKLQEVFGFTPPRAHGLDTVESIAAMRDGRGKVFFALGGNFAAATPDTFETWKGLRRCDLTVHVTTKLNRSHIVHGREALILPCLGRTEIDMQAAGPQGVTVEDSMSMVHISVGINPPASEELLSEPAIVARLAHATLGARSNINWLWLIEDYARIRDLIEAVFPDFKDFNHRIAHPGGFRLRNTASERIWNTASQRAEFFVHPVPLDTPVHRARARLRDTQVFNLLSTRSHDQYNTTIYGHDDRYRGVFGQRRVVFIHAEDIHALGLKNGDWVDIRTVWDDGQERHADRFKLVQYDIPRGCLAAYYPETNPLVPLESVALNAGTPTSKSIPVVLVPHAASTPAHSAALAQAVV
- a CDS encoding alpha/beta hydrolase encodes the protein MSTDRDPTLAAAPAGLPAAVPEQDIALDLPGRAPVAARLYGRRQPGGGTPLVLHFHGGAFVAGGLDNGAYVARLLARAGAVAVSLAYPLAPEHPFPEPVEIGFAALEAVYRQRVQLAGRRVRLYLAGEEAGGNLAASVALIARDRGHPPLAGQILVSPMLDPCTGTPSLRESVTCDNGKCKWTEGWQAFLRSPMDAEHPYAVPGSVQRLTNLAPTLVLAGDDDPMRDEAMAYAERLRSAGIAVTSRVLSATDNWPDALFAPEDNECACGPAVLQQFQAFFEVPEPRP
- a CDS encoding LysR family transcriptional regulator; the protein is MDQIQAMRAFTRVVEAGTFTKAADSLSLPKASITKQIQALEARLQVRLLNRTTRRVTVTPDGAAYYERTVRLLSDLDDIEASMTNAQASPRGKLRVDVGSSIARLILIPALQSFYDRYPDIQLDLGVGDRPVNLITDNVDCVIRGGELTEQFLVARRIGRLPFVNVAAPSYIERHGVPQHPHDLSEDHYTIRFFSPRTGRLFPHEFDKDGEHLELDTRYKLSVNESNAHMAALLGGLGISQAARFLAAPYLASGELVEVLPDWQHPPLPVHVVYPPNRHLSAKVRAFVDWAAELFAQHPHLRSS